From the Montipora capricornis isolate CH-2021 chromosome 2, ASM3666992v2, whole genome shotgun sequence genome, one window contains:
- the LOC138038996 gene encoding uncharacterized protein: MSPDFCALIKQDDDDEITFKAASAHSPAFQSPQVGSISDTPCSAYMPSDYSPLTEVKGNKEQNPKDPLNSFLAARDIGSIRFQLATPWNEAAERTKRRHARKAKQVVFAALEEIAPGSPKMLLNSLQSSGEDDEGVDKSLMEALVECFNNASHWSAKRQILSIMTDKVSFSALKKLIPGLTRNRFNVARHHTLLHGRGSPVAITKGARIRISMEKLDHFLSFITSGQVIQDLPLGERRMKLSGNKEVTIPNAVRTLIPEQVVQQYQGYCLETGFDPMSRSSLSRVLKVCSASVGKSL, translated from the coding sequence ATGTCACCtgacttttgtgctttaattaaACAGGATGACGATGATGAGATCACCTTTAAGGCAGCTAGTGCACACAGTCCAGCATTCCAAAGCCCGCAAGTTGGCTCCATATCTGACACACCGTGCTCAGCCTATATGCCTTCTGATTACTCGCCGTTAACAGAAGTAAAAGGCAACAAAGAGCAAAATCCAAAAGACCCTCTAAATTCCTTTTTAGCAGCAAGGGACATTGGTTCCATTAGATTCCAACTTGCCACACCATGGAATGAAGCCGCAGAAAGAACTAAGCGACGTCATGCTCGTAAAGCAAAGCAAGTTGTCTTTGCAGCTTTAGAAGAAATTGCCCCTGGGAGCCCCAAAATGCTGTTGAATTCATTGCAGTCATCAGGTGAAGATGACGAGGGCGTTGATAAATCACTGATGGAAGCCCTTGTTGAATGCTTCAATAATGCAAGTCACTGGAGCGCAAAAAGGCAGATCCTGTCGATCATGACCGACAAGGTGTCATTTTCAGCACTAAAGAAGCTGATTCCTGGTCTCACTAGAAACCGGTTCAATGTCGCCCGTCATCACACTTTACTGCATGGACGAGGCTCTCCTGTTGCCATCACCAAGGGCGCACGTATACGCATCTCCATGGAGAAACTTGACCACTTTTTGTCTTTCATCACAAGTGGTCAAGTCATTCAAGATCTGCCATTGGGAGAAAGAAGAATGAAGTTATCTGGTAATAAAGAGGTCACCATCCCGAATGCTGTGCGCACACTCATTCCTGAACAGGTGGTGCAGCAATACCAGGGCTATTGTCTAGAAACCGGATTTGATCCTATGAGTCGAAGCAGTCTATCTAGAGTCTTGAAAGTGTGCAGTGCTTCTGTGGGAAAGTCACTCTAA
- the LOC138038997 gene encoding uncharacterized protein produces MAEQSQECCLGLEFLNPNKSVDMVHLLKTFHDKYVPVAEYQDGSKEVIHKIPLDGDQLTEERARNVQWSARMGATSYDRLEGLETNHADWHWKVKLLQIAEELFVKGESSGEIGTSVASMNRTGKFTAKKGPYDEYNAFKEFFDRETEAHIIAAWLSFAGIQKMSDCPLEQKVPDSLKSWSKNDKRKWLHDEISVFLDRFLFDNNGNTITEVHVGISQTGAREDKWLQVSLCRMQ; encoded by the exons ATGGCTGAACAATCTCAAGAG TGCTGCTTAGGTCTGGAGTTCCTGAATCCTAACAAATCAGTTGACATGGTACACCTTCTCAAAACATTTCATGACAAATATGTACCAGTTGCTGAATACCAGGATGGAAGTAAGGAGGTTATCCACAAGATCCCATTAGATGGTGACCAACTCACAGAGGAAAGAGCTAGAAATGTGCAATGGAGTGCCAGAATGGGTGCCACTTCTTATGATCGCCTGGAGGGTCTAGAGACAAATCATGCAGATTGGCACTGGAAAGTTAAACTTTTGCAG ATAGCCGAGGAACTCTTTGTGAAGGGCGAGTCCAGTGGAGAAATAGGAACTTCAGTGGCATCAATGAATCGTACAGGAAAGTTCACTGCTAAAAAGGGTCCATACGATGAATATAATGCTTTCAAGGAATTCTTTGACCGAGAAACAGAAGCACACATTATTGCTGCATGGTTGTCATTTGCAGGGATTCAGAAAATGTCAG ACTGTCCACTTGAACAAAAGGTTCCAGATTCACTGAAGTCGTGGTCCAAGAATGATAAGAGAAAATGGTTACATGATGAAATTTCCGTGTTTCTTGATCGTTTCTTATTTGACAACAATGGAAATACCATCACAGAGGTACATGTAGGGATAAGCCAGACTGGAGCAAGGGAGGACAAGTGGCTTCAAGTGTCGCTTTGCAGGATGCAATGA
- the LOC138038995 gene encoding ATP-dependent DNA helicase RecQ-like produces MNCKGAHVLVVSALKAISNEQMEELNDLGISASEVVISEQEDLKILRGEYSLIFGSAEMLLKKEWLDKFKKSKLMGTVELLVVDEAHVSQTWGKSSHRKKAFRAAYGELSTLRSFLKPGTPVLALTATVEWKSRVKLIKQLGMQAPEIVDVSINNENIRFSVQKIKKGLQCFNWLVAKIATQQQRTSKTIIFCRSITDISTVLSYLLTKLGSAAYVDQEKSQLKCLIAVYHSNSPEESKVRVNKSLKLNDGPIRIVLATSALSLGVNFKDVRYIIHYGPAPDLRTHLQEAGRAGRDGKAAFNVLYYHGQQLRL; encoded by the exons ATGAATTGCAAGGGAGCCCACGTGCTTGTTGTTAGTGCTTTAAAAGCGATCTCTAACGAGCAAATGGAAGAACTAAATGATCTTGGAATATCAGCATCGGAAGTGGTAATCAGTGAACAAGAAGACTTGAAGATTTTGCGCGGAGAATACAGCCTGATATTTGGAAGTGCTGAGATGTTGTTGAAAAAAGAGTGGTTGGACAAATTCAAGAAATCTAAGTTGATGGGAACTGTCGAACTTCTCGTTGTTGATGAAGCCCACGTATCTCAAACTTG GGGAAAGTCATCTCACAGAAAAAAAGCTTTTAGAGCAGCATATGGGGAGCTGAGCACCCTTAGGTCATTTCTGAAGCCTGGTACACCAGTCCTTGCCCTAACTGCGACTGTGGAATGGAAAAGCCGTGTCAAATTGATAAAACAGCTTGGAATGCAAGCACCTGAGATAGTAGACGTATCCATTAACAATGAGAACATCAGATTTTCTgtacagaaaatcaagaaaggactGCAGTGTTTTAATTGGTTGGTGGCCAAGATAGCTACTCAACAGCAGAGGACctcaaaaacaattattttttgcaGAAGCATCACTGACATCTCTACTGTTTTGAGCTACCTTTTGACAAAATTGGGTAGTGCAGCCTATGTGGATCAAGAAAAATCTCAGTTGAAGTGTCTCATTGCAGTGTATCATAGCAACAGCCCCGAAGAGTCTAAAGTGAGGGTTAACAAGTCATTGAAGCTAAATGATGGCCCCATCAGGATTGTGTTGGCGACTTCTGCATTGAGTCTTGGTGTGAACTTTAAGGATGTGAGGTACATAATTCATTATGGACCTGCACCTGATTTAAGAACTCATCTGCAAGAGGCTGGAAGAGCAGGAAGAGATGGAAAGGCTGCCTTTAATGTTTTATATTATCATGGCCAGCAACTGCGCCTCTGA